A window of the Procambarus clarkii isolate CNS0578487 chromosome 79, FALCON_Pclarkii_2.0, whole genome shotgun sequence genome harbors these coding sequences:
- the LOC138357566 gene encoding semaphorin-2A-like, whose protein sequence is MCHGRYDNCLRCSHDPYCGWDKDANICKPYQPGLLQDVTGSTPGLCDACIAKKKMVVTWGQSIHLGCAVKLPRPISLKDITWHHYSKDKGKYQIRYRPDKYIETSEHGLVVMNVNEADAGRYDCKMGGDIVCSYNITVDAHRCSAPGRTNDFQKVYSDWCYEFEKYKLAMKTWERKQAQCANRNNISQQNSHPNDIYARSNPFV, encoded by the exons ATGTGTCATGGTCGCTATGACAACTGCCTCCGATGTTCTCATGATCCCTACTGTGGCTGGGATAAGGATGCTAATATATGCAAGCCTTATCAGCCTGG ACTACTTCAAGATGTTACAGGCTCAACTCCAGGACTCTGTGATGCTTGCATTGCTAAGAAAAAGATGGTGGTGACATGGGGCCAGAGCATCCACTTGGGCTGTGCCGTTAAACTTCCCCGTCCCATCTCTTTAAAAGAtatcacctggcaccactactcaAAGGATAAGGGCAAATACCAGATTAGATATAG GCCCGACAAGTACATAGAGACATCAGAGCATGGTTTGGTGGTGATGAATGTCAACGAGGCCGATGCCGGTCGTTATGATTGCAAAATGGGTGGAGATATTGTATGTTCATACAATATCACCGTAGATGCTCATCGCTGTTCAGCTCCTGGCCGCACCAATGATTTCCAGAAG GTGTACAGCGACTGGTGTTATGAGTTTGAGAAGTACAAACTGGCAATGAAGACTTGGGAGAGAAAACAAGCG CAATGTGCCAATAGGAACAACATCAGCCAACAGAACAGCCATCCCAATGATATATACGCCAGGAGTAACCCCTTTGTCTGA